From a single Spongiibacter taiwanensis genomic region:
- a CDS encoding TonB-dependent receptor, protein MMRERLLTLNILPATFSAAVFAAAISAAMAEPVLEEVLVTATFRAESLQDVPVSVNAVSGEKMLEIGIDKIEDLQAYVPNLSMSETGIGTNIYIRGIGSGINPGFEQSVGMYFDGIAYSRAQLTRAPFLDLARVEVLRGPQNILYGKNSIAGALSLVSAKPGQEQEGMVSALYEPDHGEKVLDAVLSGPLTDTLGARVALRKREFDGYIENLTLNRDEPAREESTFRAILDWAATPNLNAMLKFELGKFNVDGRQIEITNDQPSTNPNFGGANYSQILAGAFGADPSVTNTELDYKRTSNGDYSDNRTRNFTLNVDYTVGGGTLSFIAGFLTYEFDELCDCDFTGAPVFSVLFEEEYDQFSQELRWVSEAGGTFEHIGGIYHQKSELDFYDAILIDSPIIPEAVRQRVFAQTGSAAAAQAARDAIANTTTPRYFNSDADLWSFFWQTTWNATDRFRTTLGLRYSREDKEGSRSLDVADLNGVQKPFTPSPVGVDGVLAGLFKIERHDLEGEQNENQLAPSLNFQYDFTDDIMGYVTATKGYKSGGFDARSNASPSLTDGLAPIAGSFEYGEEEAKSFEVGTKSSFFNGRLELNLAAFYTEYDDLQVSIYDGTLGFNVGNAGAAETKGIELDGRVAVTEQLTMSFALAFLDFEFTDFENGQCYQGQTPDSIGPGGTPYCDYEGMTNQYVADYSGNLAFDFRQPLSGNMEFRAVTDFVFTDDYNSSQNLDPSQEQDGYVKVNMRLALANLKQGWEVALVGKNLTDEEVVSYSNDTPLANSSFSSIGHYSFVERPRSVALQVTLRW, encoded by the coding sequence ATGATGCGTGAGCGTCTGCTAACATTGAACATCCTTCCTGCAACTTTTTCTGCGGCCGTCTTCGCAGCCGCTATTTCGGCGGCCATGGCAGAGCCGGTACTTGAAGAGGTCTTGGTCACGGCAACCTTTCGGGCGGAGAGCCTGCAAGATGTGCCGGTATCGGTCAATGCGGTTTCTGGTGAAAAGATGCTGGAGATCGGCATTGATAAAATTGAGGACCTGCAAGCCTACGTGCCCAACCTGTCCATGTCGGAGACCGGCATCGGCACCAATATTTATATTCGAGGGATTGGCTCTGGGATCAACCCCGGCTTTGAACAGTCGGTAGGGATGTACTTTGACGGCATCGCCTACAGCCGGGCACAACTGACCCGGGCGCCCTTCCTGGATCTGGCGCGGGTGGAGGTTCTGCGCGGTCCGCAAAATATTCTCTACGGCAAAAACAGTATTGCTGGCGCCCTGAGCCTGGTGTCCGCCAAACCGGGGCAGGAGCAAGAGGGCATGGTATCGGCGTTGTATGAGCCTGACCACGGCGAAAAAGTGTTGGATGCGGTGTTGTCAGGGCCGCTGACCGATACCCTTGGTGCACGGGTTGCCCTGCGCAAACGTGAGTTTGATGGGTATATCGAGAACTTGACCTTGAACCGGGACGAGCCAGCCCGGGAGGAAAGCACATTCAGGGCGATTTTGGATTGGGCGGCAACACCCAACCTCAATGCGATGTTGAAATTTGAGCTGGGCAAATTCAATGTCGATGGTCGCCAGATCGAGATTACCAATGATCAACCCTCGACCAATCCTAATTTTGGCGGTGCAAACTATTCCCAGATTCTGGCCGGTGCCTTTGGTGCCGACCCTTCCGTGACCAACACCGAACTGGATTACAAGCGCACCTCTAATGGCGATTACAGTGATAACCGGACCCGCAACTTCACGTTGAACGTCGATTACACTGTGGGCGGTGGCACCTTGAGTTTTATCGCCGGTTTTCTGACCTACGAGTTCGATGAGTTATGTGACTGCGATTTCACAGGCGCACCGGTATTCAGTGTGCTGTTTGAAGAGGAATACGATCAGTTCAGCCAGGAGCTGCGCTGGGTCTCCGAGGCGGGCGGGACGTTTGAGCATATCGGCGGTATCTACCACCAGAAAAGCGAGCTGGATTTTTATGATGCAATCCTGATCGACAGCCCGATCATCCCCGAGGCGGTGCGCCAGCGGGTGTTTGCCCAGACCGGTAGCGCCGCAGCGGCCCAGGCAGCACGGGATGCCATTGCCAATACCACCACCCCGCGTTATTTCAACTCTGATGCAGACTTGTGGTCCTTTTTTTGGCAAACCACCTGGAATGCGACCGACCGCTTCCGTACCACCCTTGGGCTGCGCTATTCCCGGGAAGACAAGGAAGGCAGTCGCAGCCTGGATGTGGCCGACCTGAACGGCGTACAAAAGCCCTTTACGCCTTCGCCGGTGGGAGTTGATGGTGTCTTGGCGGGGCTGTTCAAAATTGAGCGGCATGATCTGGAAGGCGAGCAAAATGAAAATCAGTTGGCGCCGTCACTGAATTTTCAATATGACTTTACTGACGACATTATGGGGTATGTCACCGCCACCAAGGGCTATAAGTCTGGCGGCTTTGACGCCCGCTCAAACGCCTCTCCCAGTCTGACTGATGGCCTGGCGCCAATCGCGGGCTCCTTCGAATACGGTGAGGAAGAAGCCAAGAGTTTCGAAGTCGGCACCAAGAGCAGCTTCTTTAACGGCCGGTTGGAGCTGAATTTGGCGGCGTTTTACACCGAGTACGACGACTTGCAGGTGAGCATTTACGACGGCACCCTGGGCTTTAATGTGGGCAACGCCGGCGCCGCGGAGACCAAAGGTATCGAACTGGATGGTCGTGTTGCCGTCACTGAGCAGTTGACCATGAGTTTTGCGTTGGCATTCCTGGATTTCGAGTTCACCGACTTTGAAAACGGCCAGTGCTATCAGGGCCAAACACCGGACTCCATCGGCCCTGGCGGCACGCCTTATTGTGATTACGAGGGCATGACCAATCAGTATGTGGCCGATTATTCCGGTAACTTGGCTTTTGACTTCCGTCAGCCACTGTCTGGCAATATGGAGTTCCGGGCGGTGACCGATTTCGTATTCACTGATGATTACAACTCGTCTCAGAATCTGGACCCCAGTCAAGAGCAGGACGGGTATGTGAAAGTGAATATGCGATTGGCGTTGGCTAACCTGAAGCAGGGTTGGGAAGTGGCCTTGGTGGGTAAAAACCTGACTGACGAGGAAGTTGTTTCCTATTCTAATGACACCCCATTGGCCAATAGCAGCTTTAGTAGCATCGGTCATTACTCCTTTGTTGAGCGTCCCCGCAGCGTTGCCCTTCAGGTGACTCTGCGCTGGTAA
- a CDS encoding TonB-dependent receptor produces MALKNVVSSFRKSLLATSIAALSSGAVAQAVLEEVIVTATLRAESLQDVPVSVNAVTGEKMLEAGIGKIEDLQSYVPNLTMSETGIGTNIYIRGIGSGINPGFEQSVGMYFDGVSYGRAQLTRAPFLDLQRVEVLRGPQNILFGKNSIAGALSLISARPGQEFEGMVSGTFEPDTNERILDFVASGPINDEFGARLAIRKREIDGHIENITLNRDEPQREEQTIRLILDWDVNADLTASLKLETGSFDVNGRQIEIINDQRSTSGTSAFTGRTYAEILDFTEIPVGPIILARVDADSSVLNNRQDYKRSSNGDFSYNDTRNATLNVDYYRDGHQFTFITGLLGYKTDELCDCDFTGAPVFSVAAEEEYKQFSQELRWVSPVGETFEFIAGGFVQFSELDFYDSIRVDSDILPGLLNAADLQEVGGRGERPPFDLEGGPFDDVTENSLEGSPLLGVFQPLFNAGLPELGGIGDAGDAIRNLGTPRYFSSDTELFSVFLQTTWNVTDVFRTTLGLRYAYEKKDGSRSLDFRNIATGERFAEGEIDTVVAKNFSAERHNLKGSRTESNVSPSLNFQYDYNDDIMLYSTISKGFKSGGYDARSNASPDTNSIRPLQNADDPQILVGSFEYDEEEATSLEVGAKTTLWNGAAELNVAAFYTKYDNLQVSIFDGTLGFNVGNAGAANTMGIELDGRVALSEKLMLTGALALLDFEFTDYENGQCYQGQPADSVQDGVEYCNYKGKTNQYVADYSGNIGLVYTTSVWEDLELRSAADFVFTGDYNSSQNLDPSQEQQGYVKTNLRVSLSDPLKGWEVAALVKNLTDETIISYSNDTPLSSNIFGSIGHYGFVEAPRTFAIQGTYRWY; encoded by the coding sequence ATGGCCTTAAAGAATGTTGTATCAAGCTTTCGTAAATCCCTTCTCGCCACCAGTATCGCTGCCCTGAGCAGTGGCGCTGTCGCCCAGGCGGTGCTGGAAGAGGTGATCGTGACGGCCACCCTCCGCGCCGAGAGTCTGCAAGACGTACCGGTATCGGTGAACGCGGTAACCGGCGAAAAAATGCTTGAGGCAGGGATCGGCAAAATCGAGGATTTGCAGTCCTACGTTCCCAACTTAACCATGTCTGAAACGGGTATTGGCACCAATATCTATATTCGGGGCATTGGCTCGGGGATTAACCCCGGCTTTGAACAGTCGGTGGGGATGTATTTTGATGGCGTGAGCTACGGACGTGCTCAGTTGACCCGGGCTCCCTTTCTCGACCTCCAACGGGTAGAAGTGCTGCGTGGTCCGCAGAATATTTTGTTTGGTAAAAACAGCATCGCCGGCGCATTGAGTCTGATCTCGGCGCGCCCTGGCCAAGAATTTGAAGGCATGGTGTCAGGGACTTTTGAGCCCGATACCAACGAGCGCATTCTGGATTTTGTGGCCTCCGGGCCGATTAACGACGAATTCGGTGCGCGCTTGGCCATTCGCAAGCGCGAAATTGACGGCCACATTGAGAATATCACCCTCAATCGCGATGAGCCTCAGCGAGAAGAGCAGACCATTCGCTTGATTCTTGACTGGGACGTTAATGCAGATCTGACGGCGTCTCTCAAGCTGGAAACCGGTTCCTTCGACGTCAATGGTCGGCAGATCGAGATCATTAATGACCAGCGTTCCACCTCTGGAACAAGTGCCTTCACTGGGCGTACCTACGCTGAAATCCTCGATTTCACTGAAATCCCGGTTGGCCCGATTATTCTTGCACGGGTTGATGCCGACTCCTCGGTGCTAAACAACCGGCAGGATTACAAGCGCTCGTCTAACGGCGACTTCAGCTATAACGACACCCGCAACGCCACATTGAATGTGGATTATTATCGCGACGGGCATCAGTTCACGTTTATCACCGGTCTGCTTGGCTATAAAACTGACGAGTTGTGCGACTGTGACTTTACCGGGGCGCCGGTATTCAGCGTCGCGGCGGAAGAAGAGTACAAGCAATTCAGTCAGGAATTGCGCTGGGTATCGCCGGTGGGCGAAACTTTTGAATTTATTGCCGGTGGTTTTGTGCAATTCAGTGAGCTGGATTTTTACGACAGTATTCGTGTAGACAGCGATATACTGCCCGGCCTGCTCAATGCAGCCGACCTGCAGGAAGTTGGGGGCCGGGGCGAACGTCCACCCTTTGACCTGGAGGGCGGTCCCTTTGACGATGTAACCGAAAACTCATTGGAAGGCTCTCCGCTGTTGGGAGTGTTCCAGCCCCTGTTTAATGCAGGGCTGCCTGAGTTGGGTGGCATCGGTGATGCCGGTGATGCGATCCGTAACCTGGGTACGCCGCGCTATTTCAGCAGTGATACCGAACTGTTTTCGGTCTTCTTGCAAACCACTTGGAACGTGACCGATGTATTCCGGACCACGCTCGGTCTGCGTTACGCCTACGAGAAGAAAGACGGCAGTCGTTCCCTGGATTTTCGTAATATCGCGACCGGTGAGCGCTTCGCTGAAGGGGAGATCGACACGGTGGTGGCGAAGAACTTCTCTGCAGAGCGCCACAACCTGAAAGGCAGCCGGACCGAGAGCAACGTGTCGCCCTCGTTGAATTTCCAGTATGACTACAACGACGACATCATGCTTTACTCAACCATCAGTAAAGGGTTCAAATCTGGTGGCTACGATGCCCGTTCAAATGCCTCACCGGACACCAACTCCATTCGTCCGCTGCAAAACGCTGATGATCCGCAAATTCTTGTCGGTAGCTTTGAGTACGATGAGGAAGAGGCAACCAGTTTGGAAGTCGGTGCCAAAACCACCTTGTGGAACGGCGCGGCTGAGCTGAATGTGGCGGCGTTTTACACCAAGTACGACAACCTGCAGGTGAGTATTTTTGACGGAACGCTGGGCTTCAATGTGGGTAATGCCGGTGCCGCCAATACCATGGGGATCGAGCTTGATGGCCGGGTTGCGCTGTCTGAAAAACTCATGCTGACAGGTGCTTTGGCGCTGCTAGACTTCGAATTCACCGACTATGAAAACGGTCAGTGCTACCAAGGTCAGCCAGCCGACAGCGTGCAGGACGGTGTGGAGTATTGTAACTACAAGGGCAAAACCAACCAGTACGTGGCAGACTACTCGGGTAACATCGGGCTGGTATATACCACCTCGGTTTGGGAAGACCTTGAACTGCGCAGCGCCGCTGACTTTGTTTTCACTGGCGACTACAACTCTTCCCAGAACCTCGATCCCAGTCAGGAACAACAGGGCTACGTGAAGACCAATCTGCGCGTGTCGCTGTCTGACCCGCTGAAAGGTTGGGAGGTCGCCGCACTGGTGAAAAACCTCACCGACGAGACCATCATTTCCTATTCAAATGACACGCCGCTTTCCAGCAACATCTTTGGTAGCATTGGCCACTACGGTTTTGTGGAGGCGCCCCGGACCTTTGCAATTCAGGGAACCTATCGTTGGTACTGA
- a CDS encoding XdhC family protein yields the protein MQSADELVLRAVARALGQGRSVWLCTVVQTFGASPRPLGSMLALDDEGDLTGSLSGGCIEDDLLERLANGQLEQGLPQVVEYGVSPEENERFGLPCGGRMGVLVERLDHGFLPAVTDILNGLTSRQGCHRRVSLADGRWQLLPLGPPETQLLHEGEVRQDFGPRFQLLLVGANELARCIAEIALAMDYRVLVTDPRDDRLRQWPVPAAEILAGMPDDVVREHANDRHSIVITLTHDPRIDDMALMEALAQPLFYVGALGSSRTSEKRRERLLALDLTESQLARLHAPVGLDIGSKSAMEIAVAIMAELTQLRRRGEVG from the coding sequence TTGCAATCAGCAGATGAATTGGTGCTGCGGGCAGTTGCCCGCGCGTTGGGGCAGGGGCGATCGGTATGGCTGTGTACCGTGGTGCAAACCTTTGGCGCGTCACCGCGGCCACTGGGTTCCATGCTCGCCCTGGATGACGAGGGTGATCTGACCGGCTCTCTATCGGGTGGCTGTATTGAGGATGATCTGCTCGAGCGGCTCGCCAATGGCCAGCTGGAACAGGGCCTGCCCCAGGTGGTTGAATACGGTGTCAGCCCGGAAGAGAATGAGCGCTTTGGCCTGCCCTGTGGCGGTCGCATGGGGGTATTGGTCGAAAGACTGGATCACGGGTTTCTTCCTGCGGTTACCGACATTCTCAATGGGCTGACCTCTCGCCAGGGCTGTCATCGACGGGTATCCCTGGCCGATGGCCGCTGGCAATTATTGCCGTTGGGGCCGCCGGAGACACAATTGCTCCACGAGGGAGAGGTGCGTCAGGACTTTGGTCCCCGCTTCCAACTGCTACTGGTCGGTGCCAATGAGTTGGCGCGTTGCATTGCCGAGATTGCCCTGGCCATGGATTACCGCGTACTGGTGACAGATCCACGGGATGATCGTCTGCGTCAATGGCCGGTGCCCGCCGCCGAAATCCTGGCGGGCATGCCCGATGACGTGGTGCGCGAGCACGCCAATGATCGTCATAGCATTGTGATTACCCTGACCCATGACCCTCGCATTGACGATATGGCGCTGATGGAAGCCCTCGCCCAGCCGCTATTTTATGTCGGCGCGCTGGGCTCCAGCCGTACCTCAGAAAAACGTCGTGAACGGTTATTGGCTCTGGATCTGACCGAATCTCAACTTGCCCGCCTGCACGCGCCGGTGGGTCTGGATATCGGCAGCAAATCGGCCATGGAAATCGCTGTTGCGATCATGGCCGAACTCACCCAACTGCGTCGTCGCGGAGAAGTGGGGTGA
- a CDS encoding nucleotidyltransferase family protein has product MTNSSNQASANVMALVLAAGQSRRFGSDKRRVVMPDGGLLINAIVRRLRKAGVPARVALPVDDPIALECEGEYIFCPDAAKGMGHTIASGVIQLQQCSDLQAIMIMPVDLPLIRVSTLRAIAKAAEQESIVVPISNRRHGHPVCFGRAFFPLLTQLQGDEGAKKIIRGSQNNVVTLAVDDPGIYEDGDEPQAMAALIGRLNRGQYT; this is encoded by the coding sequence GTGACTAACTCATCCAATCAGGCGTCAGCGAATGTGATGGCCCTGGTGTTGGCGGCCGGCCAAAGCCGCCGCTTCGGTAGCGACAAACGCCGGGTAGTAATGCCGGATGGCGGGCTGCTGATCAATGCCATTGTTCGGCGGTTGCGCAAAGCGGGCGTGCCAGCCAGGGTGGCGCTGCCGGTTGACGACCCGATAGCGTTAGAGTGCGAGGGTGAGTACATTTTTTGTCCAGATGCGGCCAAGGGCATGGGCCACACCATTGCCAGTGGCGTAATTCAACTTCAGCAATGCAGTGACCTTCAGGCAATAATGATTATGCCGGTGGACCTGCCGTTGATTCGCGTTTCCACCCTGCGCGCAATAGCTAAGGCAGCGGAGCAGGAGAGCATTGTTGTCCCCATCAGCAATCGGCGGCATGGCCACCCGGTGTGCTTCGGGCGGGCGTTTTTTCCGCTTCTGACCCAATTGCAGGGTGATGAAGGGGCGAAGAAAATCATCCGGGGCAGTCAAAATAACGTCGTTACGCTGGCGGTGGATGATCCGGGCATCTATGAGGATGGGGATGAGCCCCAGGCCATGGCAGCTCTTATCGGCAGGTTAAACCGGGGACAGTATACCTAA
- a CDS encoding transposase — MARMARVVVPGYPHHVTQRGNRRQKTFFSDDDYRFYIELMSQFTRESGTEVWAYCLMPNHVHLVMVPSKEDGLRAALGEAHRRYTRHVNARQGWRGHLWQERFHSFVMDERHLLATVKYVERNPVVAGLSRHPADWQWSSAKAHLAGRDDGLVKVSPMLDRITNWTDYLSAGHRDEAAIIQQHTRTGRPLGSTNFIKNLEALTGKALMPGCPGRKPNRKKAR, encoded by the coding sequence ATGGCCAGGATGGCTCGTGTTGTTGTTCCGGGTTACCCCCATCACGTAACGCAACGAGGCAATCGCCGCCAGAAAACATTTTTCTCTGATGACGATTATCGCTTTTATATTGAACTGATGTCGCAGTTCACTAGGGAATCCGGGACCGAGGTCTGGGCATACTGCCTGATGCCAAACCACGTTCATCTGGTAATGGTACCCAGCAAGGAGGATGGGCTCAGAGCGGCATTGGGTGAGGCCCACCGGCGCTATACACGTCATGTGAATGCTCGCCAGGGCTGGCGGGGGCATTTGTGGCAGGAGCGGTTCCACTCTTTTGTCATGGATGAAAGGCACTTGCTGGCAACAGTGAAATATGTAGAACGCAACCCTGTCGTTGCAGGCTTATCCCGTCACCCGGCTGACTGGCAGTGGTCGAGCGCAAAAGCCCACCTCGCCGGCAGAGATGATGGGCTGGTTAAGGTGAGCCCCATGCTTGATCGCATAACCAACTGGACAGACTATCTTTCTGCGGGACATCGCGACGAGGCCGCAATTATCCAACAGCACACAAGAACCGGTCGACCGCTGGGCAGTACAAACTTCATTAAAAATCTTGAAGCGCTAACCGGGAAAGCGCTAATGCCAGGGTGCCCCGGCAGAAAGCCCAATAGAAAGAAAGCGCGATGA